In Deltaproteobacteria bacterium, one genomic interval encodes:
- a CDS encoding universal stress protein: MHEFKNLLIPIDLSGISERLVAYGLALAEKLEARIHLIFVLEDIHQYAGLYVPHPSLGTLEADLKKEAQNKLKDFEEEHVSGKTAQSTVLVGDPTHEIIRYASDNDIDLIVMGTHGRKGLDRFIFGSVAEKVVKSSPIPVLTVNTYSVESA, translated from the coding sequence ATGCATGAATTCAAGAACCTGCTTATCCCTATAGACCTTTCGGGGATCTCGGAACGTCTGGTAGCGTATGGCTTGGCCTTGGCGGAAAAGCTGGAAGCGAGAATTCACCTTATTTTCGTGCTGGAAGACATCCATCAATATGCCGGACTGTATGTACCACACCCATCGCTTGGCACCCTCGAGGCGGACCTGAAAAAGGAAGCGCAAAACAAATTGAAAGACTTCGAGGAAGAACATGTTTCTGGGAAGACAGCCCAATCCACTGTGTTGGTTGGTGATCCCACTCACGAGATCATCCGCTACGCGAGCGACAACGACATTGACCTCATTGTTATGGGAACACACGGCCGTAAGGGTCTGGATCGATTTATTTTCGGGAGTGTTGCGGAAAAGGTGGTGAAATCGTCTCCGATTCCGGTGCTCACAGTTAATACCTACAGCGTGGAATCGGCCTAG
- a CDS encoding phosphoribosylformylglycinamidine synthase subunit PurQ: protein MAEKIRALVLTGYGLNCDHETAYSLRLAGAEADRVHVNELVGVTAEHRKRLSDYDMLIFDGGFSWGDDHGAGVLLALRLGAHLGPDIRNFLGEGKLVLGICNGFQALVNLGLLPGLDGDYTARRVALTWNDCGNFQNRWVNLGVNTDSPCVFTRHIEGLELPVRHGEGKFVAEESVLDTLEKNAQIVVRYASPNGSPAGGHFPDNPNGSLRDIAGICDPTGRVFGLMPHPEAYNHWTNHPNWTYQKEVRRRRGIMDIESPEGAGIQLFRNAVEYLKRNIK from the coding sequence ATGGCGGAAAAGATAAGAGCGCTTGTGCTCACCGGATACGGGCTCAACTGCGATCATGAAACCGCCTATAGTCTGCGCCTCGCCGGCGCGGAGGCGGATCGGGTGCACGTCAATGAACTCGTCGGCGTAACCGCGGAACACCGGAAGCGGTTGAGCGACTACGACATGCTGATCTTCGACGGAGGGTTCAGCTGGGGGGACGACCACGGGGCCGGAGTGCTTCTAGCCTTGCGACTGGGGGCTCACCTCGGGCCCGATATTCGCAATTTCCTGGGGGAAGGAAAACTGGTCCTGGGTATCTGCAACGGCTTTCAGGCCCTTGTCAATCTCGGGCTCTTGCCCGGACTGGACGGAGACTACACGGCTCGTCGCGTAGCTCTGACGTGGAACGATTGCGGCAACTTCCAGAACCGATGGGTGAACCTGGGGGTGAACACGGATTCACCTTGCGTGTTCACGCGGCACATCGAGGGCCTGGAACTCCCCGTTCGTCATGGAGAAGGTAAATTCGTTGCAGAAGAATCCGTCTTGGACACTCTCGAGAAAAATGCCCAGATTGTTGTTCGCTACGCCTCTCCGAACGGATCTCCCGCGGGAGGCCATTTTCCCGACAATCCAAACGGCTCCCTTCGAGACATTGCAGGGATTTGCGATCCGACGGGGCGCGTTTTCGGTCTCATGCCCCACCCGGAGGCGTATAATCATTGGACGAATCACCCGAATTGGACGTATCAAAAGGAGGTGCGACGGCGCCGAGGCATTATGGACATCGAGTCACCTGAGGGTGCGGGCATCCAGTTGTTCCGCAATGCTGTTGAATACCTCAAAAGGAACATAAAGTAA
- a CDS encoding metal-dependent hydrolase yields the protein MPLSSLTFFGHAFFSITTSGGKKVLLDPWVEGNPACPITLADITAADLVLVTHDHADHVGQAGDIVKKTGAMLVANVETASRLARDHDIPQDQVLFGGYGMNIGGTTEVAGVRITQTQAFHSSASGVATGYILQLEDGPCLYHAGDTGVFGSMGTLAATHGINVALLPIGSVFTMDPVQALAAVGLIKPKLVVPMHYGTFPILVQSADDFAQSVRKTYPEVRVSPLKPGETIELNV from the coding sequence ATGCCCCTATCAAGTCTGACCTTTTTCGGACATGCCTTTTTTTCAATAACCACATCCGGTGGCAAGAAGGTCTTGCTCGATCCCTGGGTCGAAGGAAATCCGGCCTGTCCCATCACCCTGGCCGATATTACCGCCGCCGACCTTGTACTGGTGACGCACGACCACGCCGATCACGTGGGCCAAGCGGGCGACATTGTCAAGAAGACCGGCGCCATGCTTGTGGCCAATGTCGAGACGGCTTCAAGATTGGCGCGGGATCACGACATTCCCCAGGATCAGGTGCTCTTCGGCGGGTACGGCATGAACATCGGGGGCACTACCGAGGTGGCCGGTGTGCGCATTACCCAGACGCAGGCTTTTCATTCCTCCGCCTCGGGTGTAGCCACGGGATACATCCTGCAACTCGAGGATGGTCCGTGCCTCTATCATGCGGGCGATACGGGTGTTTTCGGAAGTATGGGAACCCTTGCGGCCACGCACGGCATCAACGTTGCGCTTCTGCCCATCGGAAGTGTGTTCACCATGGATCCGGTACAGGCGCTGGCGGCCGTGGGTCTGATCAAGCCGAAACTAGTGGTGCCCATGCACTATGGCACGTTCCCGATCCTGGTGCAGAGCGCGGATGATTTTGCGCAGAGCGTGCGAAAAACGTATCCCGAGGTGAGGGTCTCGCCGCTCAAGCCCGGAGAAACCATCGAGTTGAACGTGTAA